Proteins encoded in a region of the Clostridium beijerinckii genome:
- a CDS encoding flavodoxin: MKIIYFSQTGNTEKMANLILEGIESEGKKAELVEVSNATLDDVNNEEILILGCSAYGSEELDESEMEPFVKSLEGSLQGKKVALFGSWGWGNGEWMTEWEKRMESYGAILINEGLTVQESPEGEDEDKCRDFGKLIAK, from the coding sequence ATGAAAATAATATATTTTAGTCAAACAGGAAATACAGAAAAAATGGCAAACTTAATTCTAGAAGGAATAGAATCAGAGGGGAAGAAAGCCGAATTAGTTGAAGTATCAAATGCAACACTTGATGATGTTAATAATGAAGAAATACTTATTTTAGGATGCTCAGCTTATGGATCAGAAGAATTAGATGAAAGTGAAATGGAACCTTTTGTTAAATCATTAGAAGGAAGTTTGCAAGGAAAGAAAGTTGCTCTTTTTGGTTCATGGGGATGGGGCAATGGTGAATGGATGACAGAATGGGAAAAGAGAATGGAGTCATATGGTGCTATATTAATAAACGAAGGTTTAACCGTGCAGGAATCTCCTGAAGGTGAAGATGAAGACAAATGCAGAGATTTTGGAAAATTAATAGCAAAATAG
- the hcp gene encoding hydroxylamine reductase, which yields MVEKMFCYQCEQTAGGKGCTKIGVCGKTPEIAAMQDLLIYQLKGISVYAKELLNKNEKVDTSVASFVEDSLFMTLTNVNFDPKAHLIQLKKSQEIKESLRAKVKSENITSPEALYNLSDSKESILEDAEKAGIMYDENLDPDIRSLRETIKYGLKGIAAYSHQARFIKYTSDEVNDFYFKALAALVDDSLTLEDLIKLAMETGTMSVKIMEVLDTANNTTYSSPSPTKVNVNIKKGPFIVVSGHDLRDLEMLLEQTEGKGINIYTHGEMLPSHGYPELNKYPHLVGNFGSAWQNQQKEFDNIPGCILMTTNCLMRPKDSYIDRIFSTSVVGFDGIKHIEKDENGYKDFSEIINKALELGGFTEDEEVKEILVGFGHKATLSHAETIINAVKDGNVKHFFLIGGCDGAKPGRNYYTEFAEKIPKDCIILTLACGKYRFNKLQFGEVAGLPRLLDVGQCNDAYSAVRIALALADAFNCTVNDLPLSIVLSWYEQKAVCDLLALLSLGVKGMYIGPSLPAFLTPNVLNFLVDNFDLKPISTPDEDLKQILG from the coding sequence ATGGTAGAAAAAATGTTTTGTTATCAATGTGAACAAACTGCTGGGGGTAAGGGATGTACTAAAATAGGTGTGTGTGGTAAAACACCTGAAATTGCAGCAATGCAAGATTTATTGATTTATCAATTAAAAGGAATCAGTGTTTACGCAAAAGAACTTTTAAACAAAAATGAAAAGGTTGACACATCAGTAGCCTCTTTTGTTGAAGATTCTTTATTTATGACATTAACTAATGTTAATTTTGACCCTAAGGCTCACCTTATTCAACTTAAAAAGTCTCAAGAAATTAAAGAGTCTTTAAGAGCAAAGGTTAAATCTGAAAATATCACCTCTCCTGAAGCGTTGTACAACCTAAGTGATTCTAAAGAATCTATACTTGAAGATGCTGAAAAAGCTGGAATAATGTACGATGAGAACTTAGATCCAGATATTCGTTCTCTTAGAGAAACTATAAAATATGGTTTAAAAGGAATCGCTGCTTATTCTCATCAAGCTAGATTTATAAAATATACTAGCGATGAAGTAAATGACTTCTATTTTAAGGCTTTAGCAGCTTTAGTTGATGATAGTTTAACTCTTGAAGATTTGATTAAACTTGCAATGGAAACAGGTACTATGAGTGTTAAGATTATGGAAGTTTTAGATACTGCTAATAATACTACTTATAGCTCTCCATCACCTACAAAAGTTAATGTAAATATTAAAAAAGGTCCATTCATAGTAGTTTCTGGACATGATTTAAGAGATCTAGAAATGTTACTTGAGCAAACTGAGGGTAAAGGAATAAATATTTATACTCATGGCGAAATGTTACCTTCACATGGATATCCTGAATTAAACAAATATCCTCATTTAGTGGGTAATTTCGGAAGTGCATGGCAAAATCAACAAAAAGAATTTGATAATATACCTGGTTGTATTTTAATGACAACAAACTGCTTAATGAGACCAAAAGATTCTTATATAGATAGAATATTCTCAACAAGTGTTGTTGGATTTGATGGTATTAAACATATTGAAAAAGATGAAAATGGATATAAGGATTTCTCTGAAATAATAAATAAAGCACTTGAACTTGGTGGTTTCACAGAAGACGAAGAAGTCAAAGAAATCTTAGTAGGCTTTGGTCATAAGGCAACCTTAAGTCATGCTGAAACAATTATTAATGCAGTTAAAGACGGAAACGTTAAGCACTTCTTCTTAATTGGTGGATGTGATGGTGCAAAGCCTGGAAGAAATTATTATACAGAGTTTGCTGAAAAAATTCCAAAGGACTGTATTATTCTTACTTTAGCGTGTGGAAAATATCGTTTCAACAAATTACAATTTGGTGAAGTTGCAGGACTTCCAAGATTGCTTGATGTTGGACAATGTAATGATGCATACTCAGCAGTTAGAATAGCTTTAGCTTTAGCTGATGCATTTAACTGTACAGTTAATGATTTACCTTTATCAATAGTATTGTCTTGGTATGAACAAAAAGCTGTATGTGATTTACTAGCATTACTTTCATTAGGCGTAAAAGGAATGTATATCGGGCCAAGCTTACCTGCTTTCTTAACTCCTAATGTATTAAATTTCTTAGTTGATAATTTCGATCTTAAACCAATCAGTACTCCTGATGAGGATTTAAAACAAATATTAGGCTAA
- a CDS encoding IS1380 family transposase: MGSLLEKSLNFKRNVKINFDGGNLTSDSGLILYSEFDERIGFSRTVKDVFYVNDGINHREHTNEEILLQKVYQRIAGYTTDDNSDELRYDPALTTILDKNALASQPTISRFNNNLDKENLRQFNKINELVLDKVYSIDMPNQIILDIDSTNFETYGNQYGSAYNSHYSANGYHPLLVFDGLTGDLLKAELRSGNVYTSRKTVAFIGPLLKRYSNKYICTDLYIRGDSGFAIPGLYEIAEEHDAKYAIRLKANATLYKYSEEFTTRMEILCKRNIYDHYTIYGEFVYKAKKWTKERRVVVKLEKKEGQMCIDYTFVVTNMTSHLEAVIKFYCNRGTMENFIKEGKNGFAFDKMSSSSFIANANKLQEMVLAYNLNNWMRRLCFTNSMKSLRIETIRMKIIKVAGKLVKSSRYLKFKLCSSCAYQNEFWHILKNINSLPLLN, encoded by the coding sequence ATGGGTAGTTTATTAGAAAAATCTTTGAATTTCAAGAGAAATGTAAAAATTAATTTTGATGGTGGAAATTTAACATCAGATTCTGGTCTTATTTTATATAGTGAATTTGATGAAAGAATAGGTTTTTCAAGAACTGTAAAAGATGTTTTTTATGTTAATGATGGAATTAATCATAGAGAACATACAAACGAAGAGATATTACTACAAAAAGTTTATCAAAGAATAGCTGGCTATACAACCGACGATAATTCAGATGAATTAAGATATGATCCAGCGCTTACTACAATTTTAGATAAAAATGCACTAGCTTCACAGCCTACAATTTCACGTTTTAATAACAATCTCGATAAAGAAAACTTAAGACAATTTAATAAAATAAATGAGTTGGTTTTGGATAAAGTATACTCAATTGATATGCCAAATCAAATAATTTTGGATATTGATTCTACTAATTTTGAAACTTATGGTAATCAATATGGTTCAGCATACAATTCACATTATTCAGCAAATGGATATCATCCACTATTAGTTTTTGATGGACTAACAGGTGATTTATTAAAGGCAGAGTTGCGTTCTGGAAATGTTTATACATCAAGAAAAACAGTGGCTTTTATTGGTCCATTATTAAAAAGGTATTCAAATAAATATATTTGTACAGACCTATACATTCGTGGCGATAGCGGTTTTGCTATACCTGGACTTTATGAAATTGCAGAAGAACATGATGCTAAATATGCAATAAGATTAAAAGCAAATGCAACATTGTATAAGTATTCTGAAGAATTTACTACAAGAATGGAGATATTATGCAAAAGAAATATCTATGACCATTATACTATATATGGTGAATTTGTATATAAAGCAAAGAAATGGACTAAAGAACGTAGAGTTGTTGTGAAATTAGAAAAGAAAGAAGGTCAAATGTGTATAGATTATACTTTTGTTGTGACTAACATGACCAGCCATCTAGAAGCTGTAATAAAATTTTATTGTAATAGAGGAACAATGGAGAATTTTATTAAAGAAGGCAAAAACGGCTTCGCTTTCGATAAAATGAGTAGTTCATCTTTTATCGCAAATGCTAATAAGCTTCAAGAGATGGTTTTAGCATACAATTTAAACAATTGGATGAGAAGATTATGTTTTACAAATTCAATGAAATCTCTAAGAATAGAAACAATACGAATGAAAATAATTAAAGTAGCTGGTAAACTTGTAAAGAGTAGTAGATACTTAAAATTCAAACTCTGTAGTTCATGTGCTTATCAAAATGAGTTTTGGCATATTTTAAAAAATATCAATTCACTGCCGTTATTAAATTGA
- a CDS encoding L,D-transpeptidase family protein: MKRRRFIRNTILLIIFVFILNSLRYAVNAESKIHSNSNISILVDISEERLYLIDTEKNIILKKYTIASGKQETPSPVGTWKVVRMAKWSGGFGTRWIGLNVPWGIYGIHGTNKPYSIGSEASHGCIRMRNKDIEELYEYVKRGMIVCIYAGPYGPFEKGFVNLKPGDRGADVLEVQRKMKEKGYYPKNLDGIYGEGMKLYVIKFRKENNLKECHDINKEFYEKLGITLVD; this comes from the coding sequence ATGAAAAGAAGAAGATTTATTAGGAACACTATTTTATTAATTATATTTGTTTTTATATTAAATTCATTGAGGTATGCAGTTAATGCGGAATCAAAAATTCATTCTAATAGTAATATATCTATATTAGTTGATATTAGTGAAGAAAGGCTTTATTTAATAGATACTGAGAAAAATATAATATTAAAAAAATATACAATAGCTAGTGGTAAACAAGAAACACCTTCTCCGGTAGGTACATGGAAAGTGGTACGTATGGCTAAATGGAGTGGAGGTTTTGGCACAAGGTGGATTGGATTAAATGTACCTTGGGGAATTTATGGAATTCATGGCACAAATAAACCATACTCTATTGGGAGCGAAGCCTCCCATGGATGTATTAGAATGCGAAATAAGGATATAGAGGAATTATATGAGTATGTAAAGCGTGGAATGATAGTATGCATATACGCAGGCCCATATGGCCCTTTTGAAAAAGGATTTGTAAATTTAAAGCCTGGCGATAGAGGGGCGGATGTTTTAGAAGTGCAAAGAAAAATGAAAGAAAAAGGCTATTATCCTAAAAATTTAGATGGAATATATGGCGAAGGAATGAAACTGTATGTAATAAAGTTTAGGAAAGAAAATAACCTTAAAGAATGTCATGATATTAATAAAGAGTTTTATGAAAAACTTGGGATTACTTTGGTAGATTAA